The following are encoded in a window of Methylicorpusculum oleiharenae genomic DNA:
- a CDS encoding VPLPA-CTERM sorting domain-containing protein — protein MNKFQRLILIFCGLWFSQIAQAHISFTDMGTDPTTTFSHTLNGYKAYGWVDGTDADLGDSHAIGGVSARWYRFTLTQAANVDIRFIQNTAGLDPAFTLYKGSFFTGSHDWAEFDETNPVDENFNYIASPTDTDPSGLYLKHSGYRDTANIVYEGQFDAFGDWSMANFAEQWVKLQYVIAVSGTSDSDPGRGLIWGGNGNHDTAAGTGEILSNYFLSPGTYSIAAGGERCNTDASSCISPFYSGTMSLSVQPVPLPAAIWLFGSALAGFGFIRARQASVS, from the coding sequence ATGAACAAATTTCAACGATTGATACTCATTTTTTGCGGCCTTTGGTTTAGCCAAATCGCGCAGGCCCATATCTCCTTTACAGACATGGGAACTGATCCCACTACCACGTTTTCGCACACCTTGAATGGCTATAAAGCTTATGGCTGGGTGGACGGCACTGATGCCGATTTGGGCGACAGCCATGCTATAGGCGGCGTATCGGCACGCTGGTATCGTTTCACATTGACACAAGCGGCAAACGTTGACATCCGCTTTATTCAAAACACAGCGGGTCTGGATCCCGCGTTCACACTCTATAAAGGTTCTTTTTTTACCGGTTCGCACGACTGGGCGGAGTTTGATGAAACCAATCCCGTTGACGAAAACTTTAATTATATAGCCAGTCCTACTGATACTGACCCGAGTGGCCTTTATCTGAAACATTCAGGCTATCGGGATACGGCGAACATTGTTTATGAGGGTCAGTTCGATGCGTTTGGTGACTGGAGTATGGCGAATTTCGCCGAGCAATGGGTAAAGCTACAGTATGTGATTGCCGTTTCCGGCACGTCGGATTCTGATCCGGGTCGTGGCCTGATTTGGGGAGGGAATGGTAATCATGATACCGCTGCGGGCACAGGGGAAATATTATCCAATTATTTTCTGTCCCCCGGAACCTATTCAATCGCAGCGGGTGGAGAAAGATGTAACACGGATGCCTCATCATGCATCAGCCCATTTTATAGTGGCACAATGTCATTAAGCGTTCAGCCCGTGCCTCTGCCGGCAGCGATCTGGTTGTTCGGAAGCGCATTGGCAGGCTTCGGTTTCATTCGTGCCAGACAGGCTAGTGTTAGTTAA
- a CDS encoding PQQ-dependent sugar dehydrogenase yields MQSRHSLTKLFLPCAVLLAGIADAKADTSPFDPYNPFPEAIGKGSIHVNLQQVASGLTAPNLLTHAGDGSDRLFVADQKGTVRMIKNGALQDDPFLDLSSHMVTLNPNYDERGLLGLAFHPDYATQGSAGFGKIYTYTSEPRIAGAADFTVPSTAYNHQSVVTEWQVDALNPDIINTSSRRELMRIDQPQSNHNGGMLAFGPDTQLYISLGDGGAGNDVGNGHGTQGNGQNAGNVLGSILRIDPNGSNSANGKYGIPSDNPLISDPSKAGEIFAYGLRNTWRFSFDTQNGQLVAADVGQNSVEEVNIISVGGNYGWNLKEGQFKFDPASGLVSDDLAGLPSGLVDPVLQYDHTEGFSITGGFVYRGSDIPGLEGKYVFGDWGSFGFPSGRLFAGDLTKGTIEELNIGNMDLSMWILGFGQDAAGELYVLGSSQRGPGGATGQIFKFAAPVPLPSAFWLFGSGLLLFSRRGFFRKISC; encoded by the coding sequence ATGCAATCGAGACACTCGCTGACCAAATTGTTTTTACCCTGTGCTGTCCTTTTAGCCGGCATTGCCGATGCAAAGGCTGATACCAGTCCCTTTGACCCTTACAATCCGTTTCCGGAAGCGATTGGTAAGGGATCTATTCATGTTAACTTGCAACAAGTGGCTTCCGGATTGACGGCGCCCAATTTATTAACTCATGCCGGTGACGGAAGCGACAGATTGTTTGTCGCCGACCAAAAAGGCACTGTGCGGATGATCAAAAATGGCGCATTGCAAGATGACCCCTTTCTTGATCTTAGCTCGCATATGGTGACGCTGAATCCTAACTATGATGAGCGAGGACTCCTGGGTTTGGCATTTCATCCTGATTATGCAACTCAAGGCAGTGCCGGTTTCGGCAAAATTTACACTTACACCAGTGAGCCGCGTATTGCGGGGGCTGCTGATTTTACTGTCCCATCAACTGCGTATAATCACCAGTCTGTGGTAACCGAGTGGCAGGTTGATGCGCTCAACCCGGATATCATCAATACCAGTTCGCGCCGTGAGCTGATGCGGATAGATCAGCCGCAATCGAATCATAACGGAGGTATGTTGGCATTTGGACCGGATACGCAGTTGTATATTTCTCTAGGGGATGGCGGGGCGGGCAACGATGTCGGAAACGGCCACGGTACCCAAGGTAACGGTCAAAATGCCGGAAACGTTCTCGGTAGTATTCTGCGAATCGATCCTAACGGTAGTAATAGTGCCAATGGCAAGTACGGTATTCCGTCAGACAATCCGCTTATCAGCGATCCCAGTAAAGCTGGTGAGATATTTGCTTACGGCTTACGTAATACCTGGCGTTTTAGTTTCGATACCCAGAATGGCCAGTTGGTTGCCGCCGATGTTGGTCAGAACTCTGTTGAAGAGGTCAATATCATTTCTGTTGGGGGTAATTATGGATGGAATCTTAAGGAAGGGCAGTTTAAATTCGATCCTGCTTCAGGCTTGGTAAGTGACGATCTCGCCGGTTTACCGTCTGGATTGGTTGATCCGGTATTGCAATATGATCATACCGAAGGGTTTTCGATAACCGGTGGTTTTGTATATCGTGGCTCTGACATACCTGGTCTGGAAGGTAAATATGTTTTCGGTGACTGGGGTTCGTTCGGCTTTCCGAGTGGCAGGCTGTTCGCTGGTGATCTGACTAAAGGCACGATCGAAGAGCTGAATATCGGAAATATGGATTTGTCGATGTGGATTCTTGGTTTTGGCCAGGATGCGGCAGGTGAGCTTTATGTCTTAGGGAGTAGTCAAAGAGGGCCTGGAGGCGCCACCGGTCAAATCTTCAAGTTTGCGGCACCTGTGCCGTTGCCTTCTGCGTTTTGGCTTTTTGGCAGTGGTTTGCTGCTCTTCAGCCGAAGAGGCTTCTTTAGAAAAATCAGCTGCTAA
- a CDS encoding fused MFS/spermidine synthase, with the protein MTKNKSAKSAFAISNQQTCSPGLNKAILFSTVTISGGAVMILELLGTRIIAPFYGVSLYVWSSLITVTMIALAIGYYLGGYCADRFQRLRLSHVAMIAAFATVIIPFISGPVLTMTNPLGLRAGAFVSSFILFGTPLTALAMFGPFVIKMATRDLKGVGTAAGSVYAVSTVGSVLGTVLLGFYLLPQFGSRTIVFSLSLVLLMLAAFWVVLDNRQKKQSSGSILPLAIIAVISVVMATNGFAKSEGKTSGFNMLHEEESIYGWVRVVEDVNKGYRMLLSDASVLSAVDKRSGHSLLSYQWVLGGLQQFRPKAEQALLIGLGGGHVAKELKSKGVTTDTIEIDSAVAQASLDYFNFKPTGDFIVGDARYEIRQLHKRYDFIIHDCFTGGSEPTHLLTQEMLTQLRGLLTKSGILALNYVGFTKGEGSDAVQSVYKTLQTVLPNIRVFITDKEEFTDFIFLASAEPLLLDRNSSEFRVSWLLDHEYHFKDSPTAIVFTDDYNPVESMQLRKAENYREVFIQRVAPELLQIL; encoded by the coding sequence ATGACCAAAAATAAATCTGCCAAGTCTGCATTTGCGATTTCAAATCAGCAGACCTGTTCACCAGGACTCAATAAAGCCATTTTGTTTTCAACCGTTACGATCAGCGGGGGAGCAGTAATGATTTTGGAGCTTCTTGGTACACGTATTATCGCGCCTTTTTACGGAGTCAGTCTCTATGTCTGGTCCTCTTTGATCACGGTAACCATGATTGCTCTGGCGATCGGTTATTATCTCGGGGGATATTGCGCTGACCGTTTCCAGCGCTTGCGTTTGTCGCATGTAGCCATGATTGCCGCTTTTGCCACAGTCATCATTCCGTTTATCAGTGGACCGGTACTGACGATGACAAATCCATTGGGTTTGCGTGCCGGTGCGTTCGTTTCTTCTTTTATCTTGTTTGGGACGCCCTTGACGGCCTTAGCCATGTTTGGGCCCTTCGTCATCAAAATGGCTACCAGGGATTTGAAGGGGGTAGGCACTGCTGCAGGTTCAGTCTATGCCGTAAGTACTGTCGGCAGCGTACTGGGAACAGTCTTGCTTGGCTTTTATCTGTTGCCGCAATTTGGCTCACGAACAATTGTGTTCAGTCTAAGTCTGGTGTTACTGATGCTGGCTGCATTTTGGGTGGTGCTGGATAATCGCCAGAAAAAACAATCCTCCGGTTCTATCCTGCCACTGGCTATTATCGCTGTAATCTCTGTTGTCATGGCTACAAACGGTTTTGCAAAATCTGAAGGGAAGACGTCGGGCTTCAATATGCTGCATGAGGAGGAGAGTATCTATGGCTGGGTTCGGGTGGTCGAAGATGTCAACAAGGGGTACCGGATGTTGTTGTCAGATGCGTCGGTATTGAGTGCTGTTGACAAGCGTAGCGGTCACAGTTTGTTGAGTTATCAATGGGTTTTGGGTGGTTTGCAGCAATTTCGACCCAAGGCAGAACAGGCGCTGCTGATTGGTTTAGGCGGCGGCCATGTGGCCAAGGAGCTAAAATCAAAAGGCGTTACAACTGATACCATCGAGATTGATTCGGCAGTGGCTCAAGCTTCGCTGGATTATTTCAATTTTAAACCTACCGGAGATTTCATTGTAGGCGATGCAAGATATGAAATCCGTCAGTTACACAAGCGCTATGATTTTATTATCCATGACTGCTTTACCGGCGGTTCCGAGCCTACACATCTGTTAACTCAGGAAATGTTGACTCAGTTGCGTGGTTTGCTGACCAAGTCCGGGATTCTGGCGTTGAACTATGTCGGTTTCACCAAGGGCGAGGGGTCCGATGCGGTTCAATCAGTTTATAAAACGCTGCAGACAGTGCTGCCCAATATCCGAGTGTTCATTACTGATAAAGAAGAATTCACCGATTTTATTTTTTTAGCCTCGGCTGAACCTTTATTATTGGACAGAAATAGCAGCGAATTTAGGGTGAGTTGGCTGCTCGATCATGAATATCATTTTAAAGACTCTCCAACTGCCATCGTATTCACTGACGATTACAATCCGGTAGAAAGTATGCAATTACGCAAGGCGGAAAATTATCGTGAAGTGTTTATACAGCGAGTTGCCCCGGAATTGTTGCAAATTCTGTAG
- a CDS encoding VPLPA-CTERM sorting domain-containing protein produces the protein MKKTKSFTTSIGIFLAMSGSAFAHVDYADLNAFSTQTNTFSRIGWFRGTDNPTNGCNLDGTAQCLGDSHQLQFFKFTLDQDSNVSLTFTSNQTGLDPAFSLYKGLLPDEAHDDSATDPLNAVDSNFEPVPHPTDSHYWNSNNIREGQFNALGSWSMANDDGSWSEIEYLIHMNDNSLSNAGAVETLNYFLKTGSYTIAAAGASSSSVNALLSGTMSFNPTPVPLPSAIGLMGSVLAGLITVGRRRNFSKQKT, from the coding sequence ATGAAAAAAACAAAGTCTTTTACTACCTCGATTGGCATTTTTCTAGCCATGTCAGGTTCGGCATTCGCTCACGTTGATTACGCCGACTTGAACGCCTTCTCTACGCAGACCAATACTTTTTCAAGAATTGGCTGGTTCCGTGGAACAGATAACCCAACAAATGGCTGTAATCTTGACGGGACTGCGCAATGCTTGGGAGATAGCCATCAGTTGCAGTTCTTCAAATTTACGCTGGACCAGGACTCGAACGTGTCCCTCACTTTCACTTCAAACCAAACTGGACTGGACCCTGCATTCAGCCTCTACAAAGGACTTTTGCCCGATGAAGCTCATGACGACTCAGCAACCGATCCCTTAAATGCTGTAGACAGTAACTTTGAGCCGGTTCCCCACCCAACGGATTCCCATTACTGGAACAGCAATAACATTCGGGAAGGCCAGTTTAACGCACTTGGAAGCTGGAGCATGGCCAACGATGATGGTTCATGGAGCGAAATTGAATACCTTATCCATATGAACGACAATTCGCTGTCGAATGCAGGCGCTGTTGAAACCCTAAATTATTTTCTGAAAACCGGCAGCTATACCATCGCCGCAGCAGGAGCAAGCAGTTCCAGCGTTAATGCCTTGTTGAGCGGCACTATGTCATTCAACCCTACACCTGTGCCATTGCCCTCGGCTATAGGATTGATGGGCAGTGTTCTTGCAGGCTTGATCACTGTCGGCCGCCGCCGTAATTTCAGCAAACAGAAGACTTAA